The sequence AGGCGATCACCTCCGCCTTGATGAATCCGCGTTCAAAATCGCTGTGAATTTTGCCCGCAGCCTGCGGCGCTTTTGTGCCGCGCGTAATCGTCCATGCCCGCACTTCCTTTTCTCCTGCCGTCAGGTAGCTGATGAGGCCTAAAAGCGAATAAGATTTTTTGATCAGCTTGGAAAGACCGGATTCCCCGATCCCCAGTTCCTCGATGAACATCTGCTTTTCTTCCTCGTCCATGCCCGCAAGGTCCTCTTCGATCTTTGCGGAGATCGTCACTACCTCGCTGTTGTGCTCCTGCGCATACTCCAAAAGCGGCTGCAAGGCAGGCAAACTATCGTTCCCCACCTGGTCCTCTGCGATATTGCCCACATAAATAATGGGCTTATCCGTCAGCAGGAACATGGAGTGCAAAACTTCTTTCCCTTCGTCGTCCAATTCGATATTGCGCGCAAAATTACCCTTTTCAAGCTCTTGCAGCAGCGTCTTTGCTACCTGTGCCTCGACCTTGAACTTTTTGTCGCCCGTTTTTTGCATTTTCAGGGCTTTGTCCAGTCGTTTTTGCACGGTCTCCATATCGGCAAATATGAGTTCGTAATTAATGGTCGTCACGTCGCGAAGCGGATCAATGCTTCCGTCTACATGCGTGATGTTATCGTCCTCAAAGCACCGCACCACCTCGATGATCGCGTCTACTTCGCGGATATGCGAGAGGAATTTGTTTCCCAGGCCCTCACCCTTGCTCGCGCCCTTTACGAGTCCGGCAATATCCACAAACTCAATCTGCGCCGGCGTAAACTTCTGCGGATGGTAAATCTCCGCCAGGTAATCCATGCGCGCGTCCGGCACGGAAACGATTCCATAATTCGGTTCGATGGTACAAAACGGATAATTCGCGCTCTGCGCGCCTGCCTGCGTCAGCGCATTAAAAAGCGTACTCTTTCCAACATTGGGAAGCCCAACAACACCTAATTTCATTTTATTTTAAGAAACTCCTTATTGTA comes from Christensenellaceae bacterium and encodes:
- a CDS encoding GTP-binding protein YchF, with product MKLGVVGLPNVGKSTLFNALTQAGAQSANYPFCTIEPNYGIVSVPDARMDYLAEIYHPQKFTPAQIEFVDIAGLVKGASKGEGLGNKFLSHIREVDAIIEVVRCFEDDNITHVDGSIDPLRDVTTINYELIFADMETVQKRLDKALKMQKTGDKKFKVEAQVAKTLLQELEKGNFARNIELDDEGKEVLHSMFLLTDKPIIYVGNIAEDQVGNDSLPALQPLLEYAQEHNSEVVTISAKIEEDLAGMDEEEKQMFIEELGIGESGLSKLIKKSYSLLGLISYLTAGEKEVRAWTITRGTKAPQAAGKIHSDFERGFIKAEVIAFDTLKNECDGDMQAAKEKGLVRQEGKEYVIADGDVVLFRFNV